A section of the Oikeobacillus pervagus genome encodes:
- a CDS encoding L-cystine transporter yields MNLYAVIINIIFLLLFVGILMYMQKKHVSFSKRVFLALGIGIVFGLVLQWIYGVDSETLVQSASWFDIIGTGYVKLLQMVVMPLVFISIVSAFTKLTISNNLGKIATLIIGLLLGTTAIAAAVGIGTTLGFDLEAVQINQGSAELERGEAMEQKYTEIQDQTFPQKIIELLPANPFLDFTGQRGTSTIAVVIFAAFVGMAYLGVKRKQPEQAAAFKTIIDAIYAIVMRIVTLVLRLTPYGILAIMARTVATSNIDAILKLGKFVVASYVALLIVFLIHLLILTISGLNPVTYIKKVFPVLSFAFTSRSSAGTLPLNVKAQTNALGVPEGIANFAGSFGLSIGQNGCAGVYPAMLAVMIAPTVGINPMSPSFILSLIAVVAISSFGVAGVGGGATFAAILVLSTMNLPVALAGLLISVEPLIDMARTALNVSGSMTAGVVTSRVTGELDSDIYNGKTKDLNI; encoded by the coding sequence ATGAATCTATATGCAGTTATTATAAATATCATTTTCCTATTACTTTTTGTTGGGATTTTAATGTATATGCAGAAAAAGCATGTTTCCTTTTCTAAAAGAGTGTTCCTCGCTCTTGGGATAGGGATTGTGTTTGGTCTTGTTCTTCAATGGATCTATGGTGTTGATTCTGAAACACTTGTTCAATCCGCAAGTTGGTTTGATATTATCGGAACAGGCTATGTGAAATTATTACAAATGGTTGTCATGCCACTCGTCTTTATTTCAATTGTTTCAGCTTTCACGAAATTGACCATTTCAAATAATTTGGGGAAAATTGCTACACTTATTATTGGTTTGTTACTTGGGACAACAGCCATTGCTGCCGCTGTGGGGATCGGAACGACATTAGGATTTGATCTTGAGGCCGTACAAATCAACCAAGGAAGTGCAGAATTAGAACGCGGGGAAGCGATGGAGCAAAAGTATACGGAAATTCAAGATCAAACTTTCCCACAAAAAATCATTGAATTACTTCCTGCGAACCCATTTTTAGACTTCACGGGACAACGTGGAACATCAACGATTGCTGTTGTTATTTTTGCTGCATTTGTCGGAATGGCTTATTTGGGGGTAAAAAGAAAACAACCAGAACAAGCGGCTGCTTTTAAAACGATTATCGATGCGATTTATGCGATTGTCATGCGAATTGTTACGCTTGTTCTCCGGTTAACGCCATACGGTATTTTGGCGATTATGGCAAGAACTGTTGCAACAAGTAATATTGATGCGATCTTAAAATTAGGGAAATTTGTTGTCGCATCTTATGTCGCCTTATTAATTGTTTTCCTTATTCACTTATTAATCTTAACTATAAGTGGATTGAACCCGGTTACGTATATTAAAAAAGTATTTCCAGTATTATCATTTGCCTTCACATCAAGATCAAGTGCGGGCACTTTACCGCTTAATGTAAAAGCTCAAACGAATGCTCTAGGGGTTCCAGAAGGAATTGCCAACTTTGCAGGATCATTTGGTTTATCCATAGGTCAAAATGGTTGTGCAGGGGTGTATCCGGCAATGTTAGCCGTTATGATTGCACCTACAGTTGGCATTAATCCAATGTCACCATCATTCATTCTTTCTTTAATTGCAGTTGTTGCCATCAGTTCCTTTGGAGTTGCTGGAGTTGGGGGAGGAGCAACCTTTGCTGCGATTCTTGTTTTATCGACCATGAATTTGCCAGTCGCTTTAGCTGGTCTACTTATCTCTGTTGAACCATTAATTGATATGGCCCGGACTGCTCTTAATGTAAGCGGAAGTATGACAGCCGGGGTTGTCACAAGTAGGGTGACAGGTGAATTAGATTCCGATATTTATAATGGTAAAACGAAAGATTTGAATATATGA
- a CDS encoding class D sortase has product MNKLGSVFILIGISLLLFVAFTKGKTYIEQKKLMKEYTSLTFTEAIEESSEQPEPENGDVLGILEIPKIDLKTPIAEGARAEDIRYAVGHLPSSGKVGNLGKKNQNFAIAGHRSYTYGKFFNRLDELNEGNNIIVYARNKIFTYKVFDKKIVKPTDVDVMNPLKDQSIITLITCHPKYSDKERLIVFSELVSEKTLDGSEFRNKVSENN; this is encoded by the coding sequence ATGAATAAGCTAGGAAGTGTATTTATTCTTATAGGCATCTCTTTGTTGCTTTTTGTAGCGTTCACAAAGGGAAAAACGTATATAGAACAAAAAAAATTAATGAAAGAATATACGTCACTCACATTTACAGAAGCTATAGAAGAATCTTCTGAACAGCCTGAACCTGAAAATGGGGATGTACTCGGAATTTTGGAAATCCCAAAAATCGATTTAAAAACCCCTATCGCAGAAGGAGCTCGTGCAGAAGATATTCGATATGCAGTAGGGCATCTTCCGTCTAGTGGGAAGGTCGGTAATTTGGGCAAAAAAAACCAAAATTTTGCTATTGCAGGACATCGTTCTTACACATACGGGAAATTCTTCAATCGTTTAGATGAATTAAATGAAGGAAATAACATCATCGTTTACGCTCGAAACAAAATATTCACTTATAAAGTGTTTGACAAAAAAATAGTGAAGCCGACCGATGTGGATGTAATGAATCCGCTTAAGGACCAATCCATCATCACCCTCATTACATGTCATCCAAAGTATTCTGATAAAGAACGACTCATCGTTTTTAGTGAATTAGTTTCAGAGAAAACTTTAGATGGTAGTGAGTTTCGCAACAAAGTGTCGGAAAACAATTGA